In the genome of Eggerthella sp. YY7918, one region contains:
- a CDS encoding DUF3662 and FHA domain-containing protein: MGFLSRFEGKMEDTFEGAADKMFDAPISPVQIAKKAEKQMRREKMVGAGKQYAPTLYTVLVNPDDDNRLFGYYPTLAGETETYLAAKASEQGLVMDGQPLVRFIVDDGLRHGKFDIIAEAVAAPIIAQLRAEEMERYGLAAPGMRGGYGAAAAPRPAAPAPVGRPQAYGGYNAGMAPAPAPAPMAAPTPAPAPAPAGYDGFDPFEPGMPAQGGKPPLPYVPEDELDYSIDYGEFTFNSQDFEDYRENGPSQGAPIPGAFPDEASDYVAPAALGAAAGIGAAAAGMAAAQPAVAADTVVFAAGAQGATPVPTQGAVRARLIDTTSNRTYDLATSRLLMGRESKNDIVIQDINASRTHAELRLEPQGVWTITDLGSTNGTLVNDREITSQPLYEGDRITIGMTVFVFTQA, translated from the coding sequence ATGGGCTTTCTTTCGAGATTCGAAGGCAAGATGGAAGACACCTTCGAGGGCGCTGCCGACAAAATGTTTGACGCCCCCATCTCGCCGGTGCAGATAGCAAAAAAGGCCGAGAAGCAGATGCGTCGCGAGAAGATGGTGGGTGCCGGCAAGCAGTATGCGCCCACCCTGTACACGGTGCTCGTCAATCCCGACGACGACAACCGCCTGTTTGGCTACTATCCCACTCTCGCGGGCGAAACGGAAACCTACTTGGCTGCGAAGGCCTCGGAGCAGGGTCTTGTTATGGACGGTCAGCCTCTTGTGCGCTTTATTGTCGATGACGGCCTTCGGCACGGCAAGTTCGACATCATCGCCGAAGCGGTGGCTGCCCCTATCATCGCCCAGCTGCGTGCTGAAGAGATGGAGCGCTACGGTTTGGCTGCCCCGGGAATGCGCGGTGGCTATGGCGCCGCTGCGGCCCCCCGCCCGGCTGCCCCGGCTCCTGTTGGGCGACCGCAAGCCTATGGCGGATACAACGCCGGCATGGCTCCGGCCCCGGCGCCTGCTCCCATGGCGGCTCCAACTCCTGCCCCCGCCCCGGCCCCTGCGGGATACGACGGATTCGACCCCTTCGAACCGGGCATGCCCGCTCAGGGAGGCAAGCCGCCTCTACCCTATGTTCCTGAAGACGAGCTGGACTACTCCATCGACTACGGCGAGTTCACCTTTAACAGCCAGGACTTTGAAGACTATCGCGAAAACGGCCCTTCGCAGGGTGCGCCCATTCCCGGCGCTTTCCCCGACGAGGCTTCCGACTACGTCGCACCTGCCGCTCTGGGCGCCGCAGCGGGCATAGGCGCAGCAGCCGCTGGTATGGCCGCAGCTCAGCCCGCAGTTGCTGCCGACACCGTCGTGTTCGCAGCGGGAGCGCAAGGTGCAACGCCCGTACCCACCCAGGGAGCCGTCCGTGCGCGACTTATCGACACCACCAGCAATCGCACGTACGATTTGGCCACGTCGCGCCTTCTTATGGGCCGCGAGTCGAAAAACGACATCGTCATTCAAGACATCAACGCCAGCCGCACTCATGCGGAATTACGTTTGGAACCCCAGGGAGTCTGGACCATCACCGACCTGGGATCGACGAACGGCACGCTCGTGAATGATCGCGAGATCACGTCGCAACCGTTGTACGAGGGCGATCGCATCACCATCGGCATGACCGTCTTCGTATTCACGCAAGCCTAA
- a CDS encoding helix-turn-helix transcriptional regulator — translation MKSSDVMRALAPDDQTADEEPLTATLFPLRFLGMGLLIAWLCCTHVVSIFPGLASDVSLRTVFDNGMRFGDVGTFIVLAVLASRIGRLSRFVKTSTCFVGLTMLGTASIGLILIPAEASATLIFCLSILTAIGGAFLFCLWAEAYSQMGMTQTLMYGAGSCIVAGLISFIVSTMQPPFAILATTLLPVFSLACALLSFRILPAERPCSADMRYPLPWKLLGIMAVAGLLSGTAGAGMPGAIWIGAIHRVVATGLAGLVIIVMTLTLKSSVDVRFLAKVTLPLSVIALALIPLSGPEWGFIVSFLIKLAYVWFTIFVLLMLANIAYRFEVPSLRLFATARAISEAAIFIGITFRSTLVQEGFLSNPTLTVGITLGGIVLILVCVVIWMSEKTVNSDWGASGISLSDKLHVPGPRERFMARCDAIAAQYGLTPREQEIMALIAQRKSRAEIEQELFLSQNTVKTHVRHLYAKLGVGSKADVIELLEA, via the coding sequence ATGAAATCAAGTGATGTGATGCGTGCGCTCGCGCCCGATGATCAGACGGCCGACGAAGAGCCGCTTACAGCAACGCTTTTCCCCTTGCGGTTTTTGGGCATGGGACTTCTTATTGCCTGGCTGTGCTGCACGCATGTGGTGTCTATTTTTCCCGGTCTTGCATCGGATGTTAGTTTGCGCACTGTATTTGACAATGGCATGCGGTTTGGCGATGTGGGAACTTTTATTGTGCTTGCAGTGCTTGCGTCCCGCATTGGACGCCTCAGCCGATTTGTCAAAACGAGTACTTGCTTTGTCGGCCTTACGATGCTGGGAACCGCCAGCATCGGTCTCATCCTTATTCCCGCCGAAGCGTCTGCCACTCTTATATTCTGCTTATCAATTCTTACAGCCATTGGTGGCGCCTTTTTGTTTTGCTTATGGGCCGAGGCGTACAGCCAAATGGGCATGACGCAAACACTTATGTATGGCGCAGGATCATGCATTGTTGCCGGACTTATATCGTTTATTGTCTCGACCATGCAGCCACCTTTCGCCATTCTTGCAACCACACTGCTTCCGGTCTTCTCTCTTGCCTGCGCATTGTTAAGCTTCCGTATCTTACCCGCTGAACGCCCTTGCTCTGCCGATATGCGCTATCCGCTTCCTTGGAAACTTTTGGGCATTATGGCCGTTGCCGGGCTGTTGTCGGGCACCGCAGGGGCAGGAATGCCTGGCGCGATTTGGATAGGAGCAATCCATCGTGTTGTGGCAACGGGACTTGCAGGACTTGTCATTATCGTTATGACGTTAACCCTCAAAAGCTCTGTTGACGTGCGCTTTCTTGCAAAAGTTACCCTCCCGTTATCCGTTATCGCCCTGGCACTTATTCCCCTCTCGGGGCCTGAGTGGGGATTTATAGTCTCCTTTCTTATCAAGTTGGCCTACGTCTGGTTTACCATTTTCGTTCTACTCATGCTTGCAAACATTGCATACCGCTTTGAGGTGCCCTCTCTGAGGCTGTTTGCGACAGCGCGCGCCATCAGCGAAGCGGCCATATTTATCGGAATAACCTTTCGAAGCACGCTCGTTCAAGAAGGTTTCTTATCCAACCCCACCCTAACTGTTGGAATAACACTCGGTGGGATTGTGCTCATTTTGGTGTGCGTCGTCATATGGATGAGCGAAAAAACAGTCAATAGCGATTGGGGTGCATCGGGCATTTCGCTGTCTGACAAATTGCACGTGCCCGGTCCTCGGGAGCGTTTTATGGCTCGCTGCGACGCTATCGCGGCGCAGTACGGCCTCACCCCGCGCGAGCAAGAAATCATGGCGCTCATTGCACAGCGCAAAAGCCGAGCCGAAATTGAACAAGAACTCTTTTTGTCGCAGAATACCGTCAAAACCCACGTGCGTCATCTGTATGCCAAGCTGGGAGTCGGCTCAAAAGCCGATGTCATCGAACTGCTCGAGGCATAA
- a CDS encoding DMT family transporter, translating to MARLRLHTDRPLWMYKALLLLAAAIWGLGTVVIKSTVDAFPPAWIVGVRFTAAGILLGIVMLPRFRRTLDADHVRKGALLGVWLFLAYWANTTGLTDTTAANSSFLTSLYCVIIPFLGWALRGRRPTVFNVAAALVCVAGVGCVSFAGSSGFSLRFGDLITLLSALFLSFHVLYTAKYARGRDMTLLTVIQFLVAGLLGFVAGFAFEPLPNFAALEPSTWVSLIYLAVFASCIALLLQNIAVAHVDPAPASLFLATESIFGVTFSILLLGELLTAPLFAGFALIFAGIVISEYLPLRAEKKRERLELNDDRRETADPELPRPLQ from the coding sequence ATGGCCCGCCTTCGCTTACATACCGATCGCCCTCTGTGGATGTATAAGGCTCTTTTGCTCCTTGCGGCCGCCATTTGGGGACTGGGAACGGTCGTCATCAAATCAACCGTCGATGCTTTTCCTCCTGCTTGGATTGTCGGCGTACGCTTTACCGCGGCAGGCATCCTTTTGGGCATCGTCATGCTTCCGCGTTTTCGCCGCACACTTGATGCTGACCATGTGCGCAAGGGAGCACTCCTTGGCGTATGGCTGTTTTTAGCGTACTGGGCGAACACGACAGGGCTTACCGATACAACCGCAGCCAATAGCTCGTTTCTCACCTCGCTCTACTGCGTGATCATTCCCTTTCTGGGGTGGGCTTTGCGGGGCAGGCGTCCGACCGTTTTCAATGTGGCGGCCGCCCTCGTATGCGTTGCAGGCGTGGGCTGCGTTTCGTTTGCGGGTTCGTCGGGCTTTTCGCTTCGATTCGGCGATCTCATCACCTTGCTGTCGGCTTTGTTTTTAAGCTTCCATGTGCTCTACACCGCAAAATACGCGCGTGGACGCGACATGACCCTGCTCACGGTTATCCAATTCCTTGTTGCCGGCCTTCTCGGCTTTGTCGCAGGCTTCGCGTTCGAGCCCTTGCCAAATTTTGCAGCGCTCGAGCCAAGCACGTGGGTAAGTCTTATCTACTTGGCCGTGTTTGCCTCGTGTATCGCACTTTTGCTGCAGAATATCGCGGTAGCGCACGTCGATCCTGCTCCGGCATCGCTTTTCCTAGCCACCGAATCAATCTTCGGCGTAACGTTTTCCATTCTGCTTTTAGGTGAACTGTTGACCGCTCCCCTCTTTGCCGGATTCGCCCTCATCTTTGCCGGTATCGTGATAAGCGAATATCTCCCTTTGCGCGCCGAAAAGAAGCGCGAGCGCCTTGAGTTGAATGACGATCGCCGCGAAACAGCGGATCCGGAGCTTCCCCGCCCTCTTCAATAA
- a CDS encoding FHA domain-containing protein, with amino-acid sequence MIDVVLLIVRLLFVALLYLFLFAIMKTGIGLVRGQRKKERTWNLSVERGPKELRGVSIVVRGPVIVGRSPGADIVVGAGYVSGRHARFSLMGQNLFVEDLGSTNGTAVNGQLIGEPVALKNNDVVNVGDVAIRVRFA; translated from the coding sequence GTGATCGACGTCGTGCTCCTCATCGTCCGCCTGCTGTTTGTTGCCCTTCTGTATCTGTTCTTGTTTGCCATCATGAAGACGGGCATCGGCCTTGTGCGCGGACAACGCAAGAAGGAGCGTACCTGGAATTTATCGGTCGAACGCGGCCCCAAAGAGCTTCGGGGCGTGTCCATCGTGGTCCGCGGCCCCGTTATCGTCGGCCGTAGTCCGGGTGCCGATATTGTTGTGGGAGCAGGCTATGTATCGGGCCGTCATGCCCGGTTTTCGCTCATGGGTCAAAATCTGTTCGTTGAAGATTTGGGATCAACTAACGGCACTGCAGTAAATGGCCAGCTCATTGGAGAGCCCGTCGCCCTCAAGAACAACGACGTTGTCAATGTGGGCGATGTCGCCATTCGAGTGAGGTTTGCCTGA